One stretch of Musicola paradisiaca NCPPB 2511 DNA includes these proteins:
- a CDS encoding MFS transporter, translating to MDKNISPAFILALISSVFFYLSDSQIILKFYEMGLTKSDYGYAMSLSGLSGVVAGFFISKSVLNANIKNILSCLIFRGLGYFLIPASSYAEDIFHIPREYIMYFAMIVMGGAVSINSILLSTYVQYFSSKDNTAKSTSMISSSIGFAMFSAPPVGSFITYYLGLNACFLATSAGILFMVVIFLIKKKDKVERVLI from the coding sequence ATGGATAAAAATATTTCCCCTGCATTTATACTGGCATTGATTTCATCTGTATTTTTCTATTTATCAGATAGCCAGATAATACTAAAATTCTATGAAATGGGATTGACAAAATCTGATTATGGATATGCCATGAGTTTGTCGGGCTTATCGGGTGTCGTTGCCGGTTTTTTTATAAGCAAATCAGTTTTAAATGCAAACATAAAAAACATATTGTCATGCTTGATTTTCAGAGGTTTGGGATATTTTCTTATCCCTGCATCCTCTTATGCTGAGGATATATTTCATATCCCGAGGGAATATATAATGTATTTCGCCATGATAGTGATGGGGGGGGCGGTTTCAATAAACAGTATTCTACTGTCTACTTACGTTCAATATTTTTCATCAAAAGATAATACAGCAAAATCAACAAGTATGATTTCTTCATCGATAGGTTTTGCAATGTTTTCAGCTCCGCCTGTAGGTTCATTTATTACATATTACTTAGGGTTGAATGCATGCTTTTTAGCAACCAGTGCGGGTATCTTATTTATGGTCGTGATTTTTTTAATAAAGAAAAAAGATAAAGTAGAACGAGTTTTAATTTAA
- a CDS encoding carbon starvation CstA family protein has translation MMKDKLLKHLPWALLGFIGACCLGVVALRRGEHVSAMWIVVASVAVYLVAYRYYSLYIARQVMQLDANRATPAVVNNDGLNYVPTNRNVLFGHHFAAIAGAGPLVGPVLAAQMGYLPGTLWLLAGVVLAGAVQDFMVLFMSTRRNGVSLGEMIKEEMGPVPGTIALFGCFLIMIIILAVLALIVVKALAESPWGVFTVCSTVPIALFMGIYMRFLRPGRVGEVSVIGIVLLLLAIWFGGVIAHDPYWGPALTFKDTTITFALIGYAFISALLPVWLILAPRDYLATFLKIGVIVGLAIGIVIINPELKMPSMTQFINGTGPVWKGALFPYLFITIACGAVSGFHALIASGTTPKLLANETDARFIGYGAMLMESFVAIMALVAASIIEPGLYFAMNTPPVGLGITMPNLHELGGANAPAIMAQLQDVTTHAAATISSWGFVISPDQILQTAKDIGEPSVLNRAGGAPTLAVGIAHVFHQIIPSANMGFWYHFGILFEALFILTALDAGTRSGRFMLQDLLGNFVPFLKKTDSLVAGIVGTAGCVGLWGYLLYQGVVDPLGGVKSLWPLFGISNQMLAAVALVLGTVVLIKMKRTRYIWVTMLPAVWLLICTTWALGLKLFSNDPQLEGFLYLARAYKQRIAEGTDLSAQQIANMQHIVVNNYTNAVLSVLFLVVVYSIIFYGIRTALQGRSQSDRSDRETPYVPVPEGGVKMSSHH, from the coding sequence ATGATGAAAGATAAACTTCTCAAGCATCTCCCCTGGGCACTGTTGGGCTTCATTGGAGCCTGCTGCCTTGGCGTTGTCGCGCTGCGTCGCGGCGAACACGTCAGCGCGATGTGGATCGTCGTGGCTTCCGTGGCCGTCTATCTGGTCGCTTACCGTTATTACAGCCTGTATATCGCCCGCCAGGTGATGCAGCTTGACGCCAACCGCGCCACGCCGGCGGTGGTCAATAACGATGGGCTCAACTATGTGCCGACCAACCGCAATGTGTTGTTCGGCCACCACTTTGCCGCTATCGCCGGCGCGGGGCCGTTGGTCGGGCCGGTGCTGGCGGCCCAGATGGGCTACCTGCCCGGCACGCTGTGGCTGCTGGCCGGGGTGGTATTGGCCGGCGCGGTGCAGGACTTTATGGTGCTGTTCATGTCCACCCGTCGCAACGGTGTGTCGCTCGGTGAAATGATCAAAGAGGAAATGGGGCCGGTGCCCGGCACCATTGCACTGTTCGGCTGCTTCCTGATCATGATCATCATCCTGGCGGTGCTGGCGTTGATTGTGGTGAAAGCGCTGGCGGAAAGCCCGTGGGGCGTGTTCACCGTCTGCTCCACCGTGCCGATTGCGCTGTTTATGGGCATCTATATGCGCTTCTTGCGTCCGGGACGGGTGGGGGAAGTGTCGGTGATCGGCATCGTGCTGCTGCTGCTGGCGATCTGGTTCGGCGGCGTCATCGCCCACGACCCGTACTGGGGCCCGGCGCTGACCTTCAAAGACACCACCATCACCTTTGCGCTGATTGGCTATGCGTTTATTTCCGCGCTGCTGCCGGTGTGGCTGATTCTGGCGCCGCGTGATTATCTGGCGACGTTCCTGAAAATCGGGGTGATTGTCGGCCTGGCGATCGGCATCGTGATCATCAACCCGGAACTGAAAATGCCGTCCATGACACAGTTCATTAATGGCACCGGGCCGGTGTGGAAAGGCGCGCTGTTTCCCTACCTGTTTATTACCATCGCCTGCGGCGCGGTATCCGGCTTCCACGCGCTGATCGCCTCCGGCACCACGCCGAAGCTGCTGGCGAACGAAACCGACGCCCGCTTTATCGGCTACGGCGCGATGCTGATGGAATCCTTTGTCGCCATCATGGCGCTGGTCGCCGCGTCGATCATCGAACCGGGCCTGTACTTCGCCATGAACACCCCGCCGGTGGGGCTCGGCATCACCATGCCTAACCTGCACGAGCTGGGCGGCGCCAACGCGCCGGCTATCATGGCTCAATTGCAGGATGTGACGACGCACGCCGCCGCCACCATCAGCTCCTGGGGCTTTGTGATTTCGCCGGATCAAATCCTGCAAACCGCGAAGGACATCGGCGAGCCGTCGGTTCTTAACCGTGCCGGTGGCGCACCGACGCTGGCGGTGGGGATCGCTCATGTATTCCACCAAATCATCCCGAGCGCCAACATGGGCTTCTGGTATCACTTCGGTATTCTGTTCGAGGCGCTGTTCATCCTGACCGCGCTGGACGCAGGCACCCGTTCCGGCCGCTTTATGCTGCAGGATTTGTTGGGCAACTTCGTCCCGTTCCTCAAGAAAACCGATTCGTTGGTCGCCGGTATCGTCGGCACTGCCGGTTGCGTCGGCCTGTGGGGCTACCTGCTGTATCAAGGGGTGGTGGATCCGCTGGGCGGCGTCAAGAGCCTGTGGCCGCTGTTCGGTATCTCCAACCAGATGCTGGCGGCGGTGGCGCTGGTGCTGGGCACCGTGGTGCTGATCAAGATGAAGCGCACGCGCTACATTTGGGTGACGATGCTGCCGGCGGTATGGCTGCTGATCTGCACCACCTGGGCGTTGGGGCTGAAGCTGTTCAGCAACGACCCGCAGCTGGAAGGTTTCCTGTATCTGGCGCGCGCCTATAAACAGCGTATTGCCGAAGGCACCGACCTGAGCGCGCAGCAGATTGCCAATATGCAGCACATCGTCGTCAACAACTATACTAATGCCGTGTTGAGCGTTTTGTTCCTGGTAGTGGTCTATAGCATAATCTTCTATGGTATCCGTACCGCGTTGCAGGGGCGCAGCCAGTCTGATCGCTCCGACCGGGAAACACCCTATGTACCGGTGCCGGAAGGTGGTGTGAAGATGTCGTCCCATCATTGA
- the yjiA gene encoding GTPase, whose protein sequence is MTRPLPATILTGFLGAGKTTLLRHLLYADHGEKIAVIENEFGAVAIDDGLLGDRATRITTLSNGCICCSSANELSDALHDLLDGIDRGELTFDRLVIECTGMADPGPVIQTFFSDERLSQRFLLDGVITLVDAVHADEQLSRHTVAQAQVGYADRLLLTKTDLAGDTQALEARLARINARATLHRVVNGLIDHRAIFGVDGFMLNDRLPVSPPRFRPLIEPDNAIASLVVRLAHPLDIAAVSTVMEQLLVNCADNLLRYKGVLSIAGDDRRLLFQGVQRLYSADWDRDWREDEPRESVMVFIGIRLPEEDIRRAFDALNA, encoded by the coding sequence ATGACCAGACCCTTGCCCGCGACCATCCTCACCGGTTTTCTCGGCGCCGGAAAAACCACGCTGCTGCGGCATCTGTTGTATGCCGACCACGGTGAAAAGATTGCGGTGATTGAAAACGAATTCGGCGCGGTCGCCATCGACGACGGCTTGCTGGGCGATCGGGCGACCCGCATTACTACCCTCAGCAACGGTTGCATTTGTTGCAGCAGCGCCAATGAGCTATCGGATGCCTTGCACGACCTGCTGGACGGTATCGATCGCGGTGAACTGACGTTTGACCGGCTGGTGATCGAGTGCACCGGCATGGCCGATCCGGGCCCGGTGATTCAGACCTTTTTTTCCGACGAACGTTTAAGCCAGCGCTTTTTGCTGGACGGCGTCATCACGCTGGTGGACGCGGTACATGCCGACGAACAGCTGAGCCGACATACCGTGGCGCAGGCTCAGGTGGGCTATGCCGACCGTCTGTTATTAACCAAGACCGATCTGGCCGGGGATACGCAGGCGCTGGAAGCGAGGCTGGCGCGCATCAACGCACGCGCCACGCTCCATCGGGTGGTCAACGGCCTGATTGACCACCGGGCTATCTTCGGGGTGGACGGTTTTATGCTCAACGACCGGCTGCCGGTCTCCCCGCCGCGTTTCCGACCGCTGATTGAGCCGGATAACGCCATTGCCTCGCTGGTGGTGCGCCTGGCACATCCGCTCGATATCGCGGCGGTATCGACGGTGATGGAGCAACTGCTGGTGAACTGCGCCGACAACTTGCTGCGTTACAAAGGCGTACTGTCGATTGCCGGCGACGACCGGCGCCTGTTGTTTCAAGGGGTGCAGCGGCTGTACAGCGCCGACTGGGATCGCGATTGGCGTGAGGATGAACCGCGCGAGAGCGTGATGGTATTTATCGGCATCCGGCTGCCGGAAGAGGATATTCGCCGCGCCTTTGACGCGCTGAATGCGTGA
- a CDS encoding YbdD/YjiX family protein, producing MFGNLGQAGKYLGQAARMLVGIPDYDNYVQHMKTNHPDQDVMTYEAFFRERQQARYGGSGKGGFRCC from the coding sequence ATGTTCGGAAATCTTGGGCAGGCGGGAAAATATCTGGGGCAGGCCGCCAGAATGCTGGTGGGCATCCCGGATTACGACAACTACGTGCAGCATATGAAAACCAACCACCCGGATCAGGATGTGATGACCTATGAGGCGTTTTTCCGGGAACGCCAGCAAGCGCGCTACGGCGGCAGCGGCAAAGGCGGTTTCCGTTGCTGCTGA